From one Drosophila subpulchrella strain 33 F10 #4 breed RU33 chromosome 3L, RU_Dsub_v1.1 Primary Assembly, whole genome shotgun sequence genomic stretch:
- the LOC119552792 gene encoding T-related protein isoform X2: MTTSHILSAVDPTTGLSGNLSGGGGGGGTGGSGSPQHVTHNGHGHGHVGLGGVVAVTAGGSSASGNGGHRVVGGAGSPNELDRNLRISLDDRELWLRFQNLTNEMIVTKNGRRMFPVVKISASGLDPAAMYTVLLEFVQIDSHRWKYVNGEWVPGGKAEVPPSNPIYVHPESPNFGAHWMKEPISFAKVKLTNKTNGNGQIMLNSLHKYEPRVHLVRVGSEQRHVVTYPFPETQFIAVTAYQNEEVTSLKIKYNPFAKAFLDAKERPDTLYPHDTHYGWLIPPPTHYTTAAAAVAAPPLSIAQGHGLVTSCPSVSSAASVGASSGASCDRYGRSLPGRSVAPTRTTPYSRPRVVSGSGSNGSAGNASSTSPQPPSAPQTPTSLHSSSTGSVSTSVSSSSAGGLGSASSAGCFSSSYAQSGFMPVEASPTASVFSYPSSWQSNGNYWNATSVPGPMPMNVCSGRNISSHNSPSPTNGSPSYTTSSPSYTIHHLTPHSHQYNMTQPDIYGTGVGVGGGAGASGSPQASYGAAAHQVYHPTPTSPTHQLYTNAVLNAPSALSYPASGWHNGSGAEYGLYQNAAAAYYQPEYIPLEIGYQ, translated from the exons ATGACCACATCGCACATCTTGTCCGCCGTGGATCCAACAACCGGACTCAGTGGCAATTTGTCGggaggaggaggcggtggTGGAACTGGTGGCAGTGGTTCACCACAGCATGTGACCCACAATGGACACGGGCATGGTCACGTTGGATTGGGGGGCGTGGTGGCGGTGACCGCGGGCGGTTCCAGCGCATCCGGAAATGGCGGACACCGCGTGGTCGGCGGAGCTGGCAGTCCCAATGAACTGGACCGCAATCTGCGCATTTCCCTGGACGATCGGGAACTTTGGCTGCGGTTCCAGAATCTCACCAACGAGATGATCGTCACCAAGAACGGCAG GCGCATGTTCCCCGTGGTGAAGATCAGTGCCTCGGGTCTGGATCCCGCCGCCATGTACACCGTCCTCCTGGAGTTCGTCCAGATCGACTCACATCGGTGGAAGTACGTCAACGGTGAATGG GTTCCTGGTGGCAAGGCGGAGGTTCCCCCTTCAAACCCCATCTACGTACATCCCGAATCTCCCAACTTTGGGGCCCATTGGATGAAGGAACCCATTTCGTTTGCCAAAGTAAAGCTGACCAACAAGACCAATGGCAATGGACAG ATAATGCTTAACTCATTGCACAAGTATGAACCACGTGTGCATCTGGTTCGTGTGGGTTCCGAGCAGCGTCACGTGGTCACCTATCCCTTTCCAGAGACCCAGTTCATTGCGGTGACGGCCTATCAGAACGAAGAGGTCACCTCGCTGAAGATCAAGTACAATCCCTTCGCCAAGGCCTTTCTCGATGCCAAAGAGCGACCGGATACGCTGTATCCCCATGACACCCACTACGGCTGGTTAATTCCACCGCCCACTCATTATACAACTGCAGCCGCCGCTGTGGCTGCTCCCCCGCTTTCCATCGCCCAGGGTCATGGGTTGGTGACCTCCTGTCCCAGCGTTTCCTCGGCCGCATCAGTGGGCGCCTCCTCGGGCGCCAGTTGCGATCGCTACGGCAGATCCCTACCCGGACGCAGTGTGGCACCCACTCGCACCACGCCGTACAGTCGACCCAGGGTCGTTTCCGGTTCCGGATCCAATGGCAGTGCAGGGAATGCCTCATCCACGTCGCCCCAGCCACCGTCGGCTCCTCAAACGCCCACCAGCCTGCACTCCTCGTCCACAGGATCTGTGAGCACCAGTGTGAGCAGCTCCAGCGCTGGCGGACTGGGTTCCGCCTCAAGTGCCGGCTGCTTCAGCAGTTCCTACGCCCAATCAGGGTTTATGCCGGTCGAGGCCAGTCCCACGGCATCCGTGTTCTCGTACCCCAGCAGCTGGCAAAGCAATGGCAATTACTGGAACGCCACCAGCGTTCCAGGACCCATGCCCATGAACGTGTGCAGTGGCCGCAACATCT CCTCCCACAACTCGCCGTCGCCCACGAACGGATCCCCGAGCTACACGACCTCCTCGCCCAGCTACACCATCCACCACCTGACGCCGCACAGTCACCAGTACAACATGACCCAACCGGACATCTATGGCACCGGCGTGGGCGTTGGGGGCGGGGCCGGGGCATCGGGATCTCCGCAAGCATCGTACGGAGCAGCTGCCCACCAGGTGTACCATCCCACACCCACCTCGCCCACCCACCAGCTGTACACGAATGCGGTGCTCAATGCACCCTCGGCGCTGAGTTATCCCGCCAGTGGGTGGCACAACGGTTCTGGGGCGGAGTACGGACTGTACCAGAATGCCGCCGCCGCGTACTACCAGCCGGAGTACATTCCTCTAGAGATCGG CTATCAATGA
- the LOC119552792 gene encoding T-related protein isoform X1 → MTTSHILSAVDPTTGLSGNLSGGGGGGGTGGSGSPQHVTHNGHGHGHVGLGGVVAVTAGGSSASGNGGHRVVGGAGSPNELDRNLRISLDDRELWLRFQNLTNEMIVTKNGRRMFPVVKISASGLDPAAMYTVLLEFVQIDSHRWKYVNGEWVPGGKAEVPPSNPIYVHPESPNFGAHWMKEPISFAKVKLTNKTNGNGQIMLNSLHKYEPRVHLVRVGSEQRHVVTYPFPETQFIAVTAYQNEEVTSLKIKYNPFAKAFLDAKERPDTLYPHDTHYGWLIPPPTHYTTAAAAVAAPPLSIAQGHGLVTSCPSVSSAASVGASSGASCDRYGRSLPGRSVAPTRTTPYSRPRVVSGSGSNGSAGNASSTSPQPPSAPQTPTSLHSSSTGSVSTSVSSSSAGGLGSASSAGCFSSSYAQSGFMPVEASPTASVFSYPSSWQSNGNYWNATSVPGPMPMNVCSGRNISSHNSPSPTNGSPSYTTSSPSYTIHHLTPHSHQYNMTQPDIYGTGVGVGGGAGASGSPQASYGAAAHQVYHPTPTSPTHQLYTNAVLNAPSALSYPASGWHNGSGAEYGLYQNAAAAYYQPEYIPLEIGYATHPLEPVEVSKTLDDPQAAMYKPSDEQGSVITLECASSALKSSHDIKIESSSLEHSVERGAVSVSGGSAVVSVPTAVVNGGPSVSADTWTPLTPPQSTLQ, encoded by the exons ATGACCACATCGCACATCTTGTCCGCCGTGGATCCAACAACCGGACTCAGTGGCAATTTGTCGggaggaggaggcggtggTGGAACTGGTGGCAGTGGTTCACCACAGCATGTGACCCACAATGGACACGGGCATGGTCACGTTGGATTGGGGGGCGTGGTGGCGGTGACCGCGGGCGGTTCCAGCGCATCCGGAAATGGCGGACACCGCGTGGTCGGCGGAGCTGGCAGTCCCAATGAACTGGACCGCAATCTGCGCATTTCCCTGGACGATCGGGAACTTTGGCTGCGGTTCCAGAATCTCACCAACGAGATGATCGTCACCAAGAACGGCAG GCGCATGTTCCCCGTGGTGAAGATCAGTGCCTCGGGTCTGGATCCCGCCGCCATGTACACCGTCCTCCTGGAGTTCGTCCAGATCGACTCACATCGGTGGAAGTACGTCAACGGTGAATGG GTTCCTGGTGGCAAGGCGGAGGTTCCCCCTTCAAACCCCATCTACGTACATCCCGAATCTCCCAACTTTGGGGCCCATTGGATGAAGGAACCCATTTCGTTTGCCAAAGTAAAGCTGACCAACAAGACCAATGGCAATGGACAG ATAATGCTTAACTCATTGCACAAGTATGAACCACGTGTGCATCTGGTTCGTGTGGGTTCCGAGCAGCGTCACGTGGTCACCTATCCCTTTCCAGAGACCCAGTTCATTGCGGTGACGGCCTATCAGAACGAAGAGGTCACCTCGCTGAAGATCAAGTACAATCCCTTCGCCAAGGCCTTTCTCGATGCCAAAGAGCGACCGGATACGCTGTATCCCCATGACACCCACTACGGCTGGTTAATTCCACCGCCCACTCATTATACAACTGCAGCCGCCGCTGTGGCTGCTCCCCCGCTTTCCATCGCCCAGGGTCATGGGTTGGTGACCTCCTGTCCCAGCGTTTCCTCGGCCGCATCAGTGGGCGCCTCCTCGGGCGCCAGTTGCGATCGCTACGGCAGATCCCTACCCGGACGCAGTGTGGCACCCACTCGCACCACGCCGTACAGTCGACCCAGGGTCGTTTCCGGTTCCGGATCCAATGGCAGTGCAGGGAATGCCTCATCCACGTCGCCCCAGCCACCGTCGGCTCCTCAAACGCCCACCAGCCTGCACTCCTCGTCCACAGGATCTGTGAGCACCAGTGTGAGCAGCTCCAGCGCTGGCGGACTGGGTTCCGCCTCAAGTGCCGGCTGCTTCAGCAGTTCCTACGCCCAATCAGGGTTTATGCCGGTCGAGGCCAGTCCCACGGCATCCGTGTTCTCGTACCCCAGCAGCTGGCAAAGCAATGGCAATTACTGGAACGCCACCAGCGTTCCAGGACCCATGCCCATGAACGTGTGCAGTGGCCGCAACATCT CCTCCCACAACTCGCCGTCGCCCACGAACGGATCCCCGAGCTACACGACCTCCTCGCCCAGCTACACCATCCACCACCTGACGCCGCACAGTCACCAGTACAACATGACCCAACCGGACATCTATGGCACCGGCGTGGGCGTTGGGGGCGGGGCCGGGGCATCGGGATCTCCGCAAGCATCGTACGGAGCAGCTGCCCACCAGGTGTACCATCCCACACCCACCTCGCCCACCCACCAGCTGTACACGAATGCGGTGCTCAATGCACCCTCGGCGCTGAGTTATCCCGCCAGTGGGTGGCACAACGGTTCTGGGGCGGAGTACGGACTGTACCAGAATGCCGCCGCCGCGTACTACCAGCCGGAGTACATTCCTCTAGAGATCGG CTATGCCACCCATCCGCTGGAGCCCGTGGAGGTGTCGAAGACGCTGGACGATCCCCAGGCGGCCATGTACAAGCCGAGCGACGAGCAGGGCTCGGTCATCACGCTGGAGTGCGCCAGTTCCGCGCTGAAGAGCTCCCACGACATCAAGATAGAGTCCTCATCCCTGGAGCATTCGGTGGAGCGGGGCgccgtttccgtttccggcGGATCTGCGGTCGTCTCGGTGCCCACCGCCGTGGTCAATGGAGGCCCTTCCGTCAGCGCCGACACCTGGACGCCCCTCACTCCGCCCCAGAGCACGCTGCAGTGA
- the LOC119552791 gene encoding uncharacterized protein LOC119552791 isoform X3 codes for MSSGEWDLKALKALEEEEQREFLALSQKNLFDPLPNPMPNSDAASAKPSLTYAQLHPHLLKLPTIDECQLMAVKQQRSAALRFTRALSLSAHSLTSRTGSGTAAGNGSGLGFGRKLKARLVGAKSSGSLSPGRHSHSYSVSPVYTPPPMRRCATLHHTQPVRKVFKNLQQLHERKRQAAGNHMQRIAGTGKTYWKYGANSTAASIVGQRARQSQQIEVEESNGSDEVNSEPQEFSEAETGSCSVPLPSKDTNEILRLMLSAASSAVTVTPTAAAISNGNGSGTGSGSGNVTGATGGALQMKRYQNASDVEEDETVAYEAFHQSAKSFERAALLRVGSLTAQESDNGKASALSPQSSPAREIKSTTMGVPGGRRMFKSSSLDWPGESQQQHQTQTHQHPHQAANQLELVEQQMNDSRFRQRDHWDLEHVHFHHEGIGHLTGHGATVIDDELEQHIKHCSCSCNHMGYGNSMDYQSCRQFLSLYRMSIKNLMSILCGTW; via the coding sequence ATGTCTTCCGGGGAGTGGGACCTGAAAGCGCTGAAGGCGCTCGAGGAAGAGGAGCAGCGCGAGTTCCTGGCCCTCAGCCAGAAGAACCTCTTCGATCCGCTGCCCAATCCCATGCCCAATTCCGATGCGGCCAGTGCGAAGCCATCGCTCACCTACGCCCAGTTGCATCCCCATCTGCTGAAGCTGCCCACGATTGATGAGTGCCAGCTGATGGCCGTCAAGCAGCAGAGATCGGCTGCCCTGCGATTCACTCGTGCCCTTTCCCTGTCCGCTCACTCGCTGACCTCCCGAACCGGAAGCGGTACGGCGGCCGGAAACGGAAGTGGCCTTGGCTTCGGCCGCAAGCTGAAGGCCCGTCTGGTGGGCGCCAAGTCAAGTGGTTCACTGTCGCCCGGTCGTCACTCGCACAGCTACAGTGTGTCCCCGGTATACACGCCGCCGCCCATGCGAAGATGTGCCACCCTGCATCACACGCAGCCGGTGCGAAAGGTCTTCAAAAATCTCCAGCAATTGCATGAGCGGAAACGCCAGGCGGCCGGAAATCACATGCAGAGGATCGCTGGCACCGGAAAGACCTACTGGAAGTACGGAGCTAATTCCACGGCTGCCTCGATAGTGGGACAACGTGCACGCCAAAGCCAACAGATCGAGGTGGAGGAGTCCAATGGGTCGGATGAAGTGAACTCGGAACCTCAAGAATTCTCGGAGGCGGAAACGGGCTCCTGCAGTGTACCCCTGCCCTCGAAGGATACCAATGAAATACTGCGACTGATGCTCAGTGCGGCCAGTTCGGCGGTCACAGTCACGCCAACGGCGGCTGCAATCAGTAACGGGAATGGAAGCGGGACGGGAAGCGGAAGCGGAAACGTGACCGGAGCAACTGGTGGCGCCCTGCAAATGAAACGCTACCAGAATGCCAGCGATGTTGAGGAGGACGAAACTGTTGCGTACGAAGCATTCCACCAGTCGGCCAAAAGCTTTGAGCGCGCCGCTCTCTTGCGCGTCGGCAGTTTAACAGCGCAAGAGAGCGATAACGGTAAAGCTAGTGCTTTAAGTCCCCAAAGCAGTCCTGCCAGGGAAATAAAATCCACAACGATGGGTGTCCCGGGTGGCAGGCGTATGTTCAAGTCCTCCTCCTTGGACTGGCCCGGGGAatcacagcagcaacatcagacGCAGACCCATCAACATCCACATCAGGCTGCAAATCAGCTGGAGTTGGTGGAACAGCAGATGAACGATTCGCGTTTCCGGCAGCGGGATCACTGGGATCTGGAGCACGTCCACTTCCACCACGAGGGAATCGGACATCTCACAGGCCACGGTGCCACCGTCATCGATGACGAACTGGAACAGCATATCAAGcactgctcctgctcctgcaaTCACATGGGCTACGGCAACTCAATGGACTATCAG
- the LOC119554729 gene encoding 26S proteasome regulatory subunit 10B, whose product MMAAPAPAPQAKPQMDDERVKALTSYRTKLLEHREIESRLKALRDKHRVLSAQYEKSEDDLKALQSVGQMLGEVLKQLTPDNFIVKASNGPRYVVGCRRQINKTKLKAGTRVALDVTTLTIMRYLPREVDPLVYNMTHEDPGNVNYAEIGGLGEQIRELREVIELPLLNPELFLRVGINPPKGCLLYGPPGTGKTLLARAIASQMDANFLKVVSSAIVDKYIGESARLIREMFAYARDHQPCIIFMDEIDAIGGRRFSEGTSADREIQRTLMELLNQMDGFDALGQVKMIMATNRPDTLDPALLRPGRLDRKLEIPLPNEVARTDILKIHAGPLSKQGEIDYEAVVKLSDMFNGADLRNICTEAGLFALRCDREYVIQEDFMKAVRKIADNKKLESRLDYKPI is encoded by the exons ATGATGGCtgctccagctccagctccacAAGCAAAACCCCAAATGGACGACGAGCGGGTGAAGGCGCTGACCAGTTACCGCACCAAGCTCCTGGAGCACCGCGAGATCGAGTCGCGTTTGAAGGCTCTGCGGGATAAGCACAGGGTCCTGAGTGCCCAGTACGAGAAGTCCGAGGATGACCTGAAGGCCCTGCAGAGTGTGGGTCAGATGCTCGGGGAGGTCCTTAAGCAGCTCACCCCGGACAACTTCATCGTGAAGGCTTCGAATGGGCCGCGCTACGTGGTCGGATGTCGCCGGCAGATAAACAAGACCAAACTGAAGGCCGGGACTCGCGTCGCTCTCGATGTGACCACCCTGACCATCATGCGCTATCTGCCACGGGAAGTGGATCCGCTGGTCTACAACATGACCCACGAGGACCCGGGCAACGTGAACTACGCCGAGATCGGAGGTCTTGGTGAACAGATACGCGAGCTTCGCGAGGTCATTGAACTGCCGCTGCTAAATCCGGAGCTGTTCCTCCGCGTTGGCATCAATCCACCCAAGGGATGCCTGCTCTACGGGCCACCTGGCACCGGGAAGACTCTCCTGGCCCGCGCCATCGCCTCCCAGATGGACGCCAACTTCCTGAAG GTGGTTTCCTCGGCCATTGTGGACAAGTACATTGGCGAAAGTGCCCGCCTTATCCGCGAGATGTTTGCCTATGCACGTGACCACCAGCCGTGCATTATATTTATGGACGAGATCGACGCCATCGGAGGTCGTCGCTTCTCGGAGGGAACTTCCGCTGATCGCGAGATCCAACGCACGCTCatggagctgctcaaccagATGGACGGCTTCGACGCCCTCGGCCAGGTGAAAATGATCATGGCCACCAATCGTCCGGATACCCTGGATCCTGCCCTGCTGCGTCCCGGGCGACTCGATCGAAAGCTGGAGATTCCGCTGCCCAACGAAGTGGCCCGCACGGACATCCTCAAGATACACGCCGGACCGCTGTCCAAACAGGGGGAAATTGATTACGAGGCGGTGGTCAAGCTGTCAGATATGTTTAATGGTGCCGATCTGCGGAACATTTGCACCGAGGCCGGGCTTTTTGCACTGCGCTGCGATCGGGAGTATGTCATCCAGGAGGATTTCATGAAGGCTGTGCGCAAAATCGCTGACAACAAAAAGCTTGAGTCGCGGTTGGACTACAAGCCCATCTAA